The Paenibacillus tianjinensis genome has a window encoding:
- a CDS encoding beta-L-arabinofuranosidase domain-containing protein — protein sequence MTVNNTVPLTKDHSLLNDFRMDQVQVTDPYCVNAFSKEVLYLKSYDPDRLVAGFRENRGLPAKSEKYPGWESTEIRGHTLGHYLTALSQAYQTTRNDNLLKRLEYVVGELALCQLESGYLSAFPEQLFDNVENKQPAWVPWYTMHKIIAGLTAVYNGTGSKTAYQIVTGLGNWVHQRSSGWSAEIQERVLSVEYGGMNDCLYELYKISGDERHLQAAHMFDELSLFTPVHEGRDILKGKHANTTIPKFLGALNRYRVLGESERFYLEAVQQFWDMVVFHHSYITGGNSEWEHFGDPDILDAERSNFTAETCNTYNMLKLSRELFKITGEAKYMDFYENTFINAILSSQNPHTGMTMYFQPMATGYFKVYSSPFDHFWCCTGTGMESFTKLNDSIYFHGSSSIYVNQYISSTLNAEEYGIELTQTATLPYNDTAEFKIRTLKGREQSFALHLRLPDWAAGDMEITLNGQPQALNQSGRYSVLDRKWTDGDTLSIRLPMKPSYHTLPDAPNVVAFKYGPVVLSAALGTEDLAESATGVAVSVPTRNMLVKDFITPAQQSVSSWLDKFEEHFVQKGGELAFVLRNTDEDNRLEFTPHYKQHNERYGIYWNLVEADSTELQEHILQGKQRQRVQEATIDSLPVGNDQYELEHKIKGENTSVATWDGYNIRQAENNGWFSYQLKVLPHRDNFLAVTYFSGSNGRTIDIYVQGELLVSDTLMTDKARSFYTKSYLIPADTIKDSNELEVRFVIPGEMNGIFDLLRTMTGFDHNAALHSLSFDAGSLDQPFSADLSSYTLTVPTDTQTIELQAVPAHKNALVYYSGILIDDTQPRTVSLQENSTQVNLTVKAEDHVTEQEYSITIIKAPPIQ from the coding sequence ATGACTGTAAACAACACCGTTCCCCTTACAAAAGACCATTCTTTGCTGAACGATTTCCGGATGGATCAGGTCCAGGTTACCGATCCCTATTGTGTTAACGCCTTCTCCAAAGAGGTGCTTTATCTCAAAAGCTATGACCCGGACCGGCTGGTTGCCGGCTTCCGCGAGAACCGGGGGCTGCCGGCAAAAAGCGAAAAATACCCCGGATGGGAAAGCACAGAAATCCGCGGCCATACGCTGGGCCATTATCTGACTGCGCTGTCACAGGCTTACCAGACCACCCGTAACGACAACCTTCTTAAGCGGCTGGAGTATGTCGTAGGCGAGCTTGCGCTCTGCCAACTTGAGAGCGGTTACCTGTCGGCTTTTCCTGAGCAATTATTTGATAATGTTGAGAACAAACAGCCTGCCTGGGTGCCTTGGTACACGATGCACAAGATCATCGCCGGATTAACCGCTGTATACAATGGCACCGGCAGTAAAACGGCCTATCAGATTGTCACCGGACTTGGCAACTGGGTGCATCAGCGCAGCTCAGGCTGGTCGGCGGAAATTCAGGAGCGGGTATTGTCTGTTGAATACGGCGGGATGAATGATTGCCTCTATGAGCTGTACAAAATCTCAGGGGATGAGCGCCACTTACAGGCCGCCCACATGTTCGACGAGCTGTCCCTTTTCACTCCAGTGCATGAGGGCCGGGATATTCTGAAGGGCAAACATGCCAATACCACCATTCCGAAGTTCCTCGGGGCGCTGAACCGGTACCGGGTGCTGGGCGAAAGCGAGCGCTTTTACCTTGAGGCCGTGCAGCAGTTCTGGGACATGGTCGTCTTCCATCACAGCTATATTACAGGCGGCAACAGTGAATGGGAGCATTTCGGCGATCCGGATATTCTGGATGCGGAACGGTCGAATTTCACGGCTGAGACCTGCAACACTTACAATATGCTGAAGTTGAGCCGGGAATTATTCAAGATTACAGGCGAAGCCAAGTATATGGATTTCTATGAAAATACGTTCATTAATGCGATTCTTTCCTCGCAGAACCCGCATACCGGGATGACGATGTATTTTCAGCCAATGGCTACGGGCTACTTCAAGGTATACAGCTCCCCCTTCGACCATTTCTGGTGCTGCACCGGAACAGGCATGGAGAGCTTTACTAAACTGAATGACAGCATCTATTTCCATGGCAGCAGCAGTATTTATGTGAACCAATATATAAGCTCCACATTGAACGCTGAGGAATACGGCATTGAGCTGACTCAAACGGCTACTCTTCCGTACAACGACACTGCTGAATTTAAGATCCGCACGCTTAAAGGCCGGGAGCAGTCCTTTGCCCTGCATCTGCGTTTGCCGGACTGGGCCGCCGGAGATATGGAGATTACGCTGAACGGGCAGCCGCAGGCACTTAACCAGTCGGGACGTTATTCTGTACTGGACAGAAAGTGGACTGACGGGGATACGCTCAGTATCCGCCTGCCGATGAAGCCGTCTTACCATACCTTGCCTGATGCGCCTAATGTAGTAGCCTTCAAGTATGGTCCGGTTGTACTAAGCGCTGCACTGGGAACCGAAGACCTCGCAGAATCCGCTACCGGCGTGGCAGTCAGTGTGCCGACCCGCAACATGCTGGTGAAGGACTTTATCACCCCTGCACAGCAAAGTGTAAGCAGCTGGCTGGATAAGTTTGAAGAGCATTTTGTCCAGAAGGGCGGGGAGCTGGCCTTTGTTCTCCGTAATACCGATGAAGATAACCGGCTGGAATTCACCCCTCATTACAAGCAGCATAATGAGCGTTACGGGATCTACTGGAATCTGGTCGAAGCTGATTCAACCGAGCTGCAGGAGCATATTCTCCAGGGCAAGCAGCGTCAGCGCGTACAGGAAGCTACGATTGACAGCCTGCCTGTGGGCAACGACCAGTACGAGCTGGAGCATAAAATCAAAGGTGAGAACACCTCGGTCGCTACCTGGGACGGATATAACATCAGACAGGCGGAGAACAACGGCTGGTTCAGCTATCAGCTTAAAGTTCTTCCGCACAGGGATAATTTCTTGGCGGTCACTTACTTCTCCGGCAGCAACGGCAGAACCATCGACATTTATGTACAGGGCGAGCTGCTGGTAAGCGACACGCTGATGACCGATAAGGCGCGGTCTTTCTATACGAAAAGCTACCTAATTCCTGCAGACACCATCAAAGACAGCAACGAGCTTGAGGTCAGATTTGTCATTCCAGGCGAGATGAACGGAATATTCGACCTGCTGCGGACGATGACAGGCTTCGATCACAATGCGGCGCTCCACAGTCTGAGCTTTGATGCGGGATCACTTGATCAGCCGTTCTCAGCCGATCTTAGCAGCTATACTTTGACGGTTCCAACAGATACACAAACCATTGAGCTGCAGGCTGTACCGGCACACAAAAATGCCCTGGTCTACTACAGTGGCATCCTAATTGACGATACACAGCCAAGAACCGTCTCGCTGCAAGAGAACAGCACACAGGTCAACTTGACCGTCAAAGCTGAAGACCATGTAACCGAGCAGGAATACAGCATTACGATCATTAAAGCCCCGCCAATCCAGTAA
- a CDS encoding YcdB/YcdC domain-containing protein, whose product MKNDRNQFIHQTTKAALITTVALALMLPGGLAAADASYSSQGIVVSASAGLGAAAATADPDKAKVTQEQAVAKLRELFPALKDAKISNAQIGTGNSYPVNPNQLVWSIQWEYQIGSAGYGFSSEVDAITGDVISTYLYFPFMQADNYYPPKVSRAEALEKARSFIAVAAPSLKNSELELEENTWMNESALFGPVQYSFSFMLLTNGLPSPSDSIRVTVDGNGNIIQFNKSSFGLEYPSAKPAVSKEQAEKKFKEGFDIGLYYTPVYKKGVVDSWVLGWRAQEEALYAIDAQTGKRIDYEGKEAAATPVVYEAIPAGKEVFQPVNTGKELTVEEAVKRVKQVATIPVNRKLVWQTLSTNYQNSKQKVWSLAWSDTAEAAFSGMPGRTYAEVNATTGEVIQFQVEQYAYPADSKTTQPIAAGTKKLSQADAKKQAIQLINRLYNGAGSNLKLAEHGGTWSVLPEGKGYRYQFLRYFDGIPVSNSTVSIELDSYGRLRTYTNYGYSDFALITKQPAPVVTKAEALQKYLSTYILKLQYSLIGGTYGASAYVEPKIKLVYAPQQADMSKPYEVVNAQTGNWVSVYEMYGQVNTSANAVDVKGHAAEQQLTELLKYGVITPDADGKVYPDQEITVGEWLNFIAKASTPYYTQYSNMQDRKTIAGVSTDSPYYDAVNFAVSRSWLDKDAVIKPEDKLTREELAVLVSSFLKYSKIAAFLGNDNTVTSFSDSASITNKGAVALVVRLGLLQGENGKFNPQQHITKAQAASILMKLVELQGKTDQPIGQQ is encoded by the coding sequence TTGAAAAATGACAGGAATCAGTTCATTCATCAGACTACCAAAGCCGCATTGATTACTACCGTGGCACTCGCTTTGATGCTTCCGGGCGGTTTAGCCGCAGCGGATGCCAGTTACTCTTCGCAGGGCATCGTTGTTTCAGCATCGGCAGGGCTGGGAGCGGCAGCAGCAACAGCAGACCCGGATAAAGCCAAGGTGACTCAGGAGCAGGCTGTGGCGAAGCTGCGGGAGTTGTTCCCTGCTCTGAAGGATGCCAAGATCTCTAATGCCCAAATCGGCACAGGCAATTCTTATCCGGTAAATCCTAACCAGCTGGTCTGGAGCATTCAATGGGAATATCAAATCGGCAGTGCAGGATATGGCTTTTCCAGTGAGGTCGATGCTATTACTGGTGACGTGATCTCTACATATCTCTATTTCCCGTTTATGCAAGCCGACAATTATTATCCGCCTAAAGTGTCACGGGCAGAAGCTTTAGAGAAGGCCCGGAGCTTTATTGCCGTAGCAGCGCCCTCGCTGAAGAATAGTGAGCTGGAACTGGAAGAGAATACATGGATGAATGAATCGGCACTCTTTGGCCCGGTTCAATATTCGTTTAGTTTTATGCTGCTGACCAATGGTTTGCCTTCACCCAGTGACTCCATCCGGGTTACTGTAGACGGCAACGGAAATATCATTCAATTTAATAAGTCTTCCTTTGGACTGGAGTATCCGTCCGCGAAACCTGCTGTTTCCAAGGAACAGGCGGAGAAGAAATTTAAAGAAGGTTTTGATATCGGGCTGTACTATACCCCTGTCTATAAGAAGGGCGTAGTAGACAGCTGGGTGCTCGGCTGGAGAGCGCAGGAGGAAGCTTTATATGCGATCGATGCGCAAACTGGCAAACGGATAGACTATGAAGGTAAAGAAGCCGCTGCCACACCGGTTGTCTACGAGGCAATACCGGCCGGTAAAGAAGTCTTCCAGCCGGTAAACACCGGTAAAGAGCTTACTGTTGAAGAAGCAGTCAAACGGGTCAAACAGGTAGCAACGATTCCGGTGAACCGTAAGCTGGTCTGGCAGACGCTAAGCACGAATTATCAGAACAGTAAACAGAAAGTCTGGTCACTGGCCTGGAGTGATACTGCAGAGGCTGCGTTTTCAGGCATGCCGGGCCGTACGTATGCCGAAGTGAACGCAACTACCGGCGAGGTAATTCAGTTCCAGGTTGAGCAGTATGCCTACCCGGCAGACAGCAAAACAACGCAGCCAATAGCCGCCGGAACGAAAAAGCTGAGCCAGGCTGATGCGAAGAAGCAGGCGATTCAGCTGATCAACCGTTTGTATAACGGGGCGGGCAGCAATCTGAAGCTTGCCGAGCATGGGGGAACCTGGAGCGTCCTGCCTGAAGGGAAAGGATACCGCTATCAATTTCTCCGTTATTTCGATGGCATACCGGTAAGCAACAGTACGGTCTCGATTGAACTCGACAGTTACGGTAGACTCCGGACATATACGAACTATGGATATTCTGATTTTGCCCTAATTACCAAGCAGCCGGCTCCGGTAGTCACTAAAGCTGAGGCCCTACAAAAATATCTGAGCACTTATATCCTTAAGCTTCAATACAGTCTCATAGGCGGAACTTATGGAGCCAGCGCGTATGTCGAGCCAAAAATCAAACTGGTCTATGCGCCGCAGCAGGCCGATATGAGTAAGCCTTACGAGGTGGTGAATGCACAGACGGGGAACTGGGTTTCGGTCTATGAGATGTACGGACAGGTGAATACTTCAGCAAATGCGGTTGATGTGAAGGGCCATGCTGCAGAACAGCAATTAACCGAGCTGCTGAAGTACGGGGTTATTACACCGGACGCTGACGGAAAAGTGTACCCGGACCAGGAGATCACTGTAGGAGAATGGCTTAACTTCATTGCGAAAGCTTCAACCCCATATTATACGCAATATTCCAATATGCAGGATCGTAAGACCATAGCTGGTGTAAGTACGGATAGCCCGTACTACGATGCTGTGAACTTTGCGGTTTCCCGCAGCTGGCTGGACAAGGATGCTGTAATTAAGCCGGAGGATAAACTCACCCGTGAGGAGCTTGCAGTTCTCGTATCCTCATTCTTGAAATACAGTAAGATTGCGGCCTTCCTTGGTAATGATAATACGGTAACCAGCTTCAGCGACAGTGCGAGTATCACTAATAAAGGTGCTGTAGCGCTTGTTGTCCGGCTGGGACTGCTGCAGGGTGAGAACGGAAAGTTCAATCCGCAGCAGCACATAACAAAAGCACAGGCGGCGTCCATTCTTATGAAGCTGGTAGAACTGCAAGGCAAAACCGACCAACCGATTGGCCAGCAGTAA
- a CDS encoding TerC family protein encodes MDWGLLLEYGWVLLVLVALEGLLAADNALVLAIMVKHLPDEERKKALFYGLAGAFVFRFGSLFVISYLVDIWQVQAIGAIYLLFIAGNHIFRKVLFKKPVTDEANESGTSEAVDKKKSSFWFTVLKVEVADIAFAVDSILAAVALAVALPDSGIRNIGGLDGGQFLVIFAGGFIGLVIMRFAASFFVKLLHSRPGLEVAAFFIVGWVGVKLAVITLAHPSLGVLSEDFAHSTWWKATFYVVLVIIAATGWFMSNHKVEGHEGENPVKEVDKQLGK; translated from the coding sequence ATGGATTGGGGATTATTATTAGAATACGGATGGGTATTGCTCGTTCTCGTAGCACTGGAGGGGCTGCTCGCCGCAGACAACGCACTCGTACTGGCAATTATGGTAAAACATCTTCCTGATGAGGAGCGTAAAAAAGCGCTGTTTTATGGATTAGCCGGGGCGTTTGTCTTCAGATTCGGATCACTTTTTGTCATCTCTTATCTGGTAGACATCTGGCAAGTACAAGCCATCGGTGCGATTTACCTGCTATTTATAGCGGGAAATCACATTTTCCGGAAGGTGCTGTTTAAGAAGCCGGTTACAGATGAAGCCAATGAGAGCGGCACTTCTGAAGCTGTCGATAAAAAGAAGTCCAGCTTCTGGTTCACTGTTCTGAAGGTTGAAGTAGCGGACATTGCGTTTGCGGTCGATTCGATCCTGGCGGCAGTAGCCCTTGCGGTTGCACTTCCGGACAGCGGCATCCGCAACATCGGCGGACTTGACGGCGGACAGTTCCTCGTCATCTTTGCCGGCGGTTTCATCGGTCTCGTTATCATGCGGTTCGCGGCTTCCTTCTTCGTCAAGCTGCTGCATTCCCGTCCCGGTCTTGAAGTCGCGGCTTTCTTCATCGTCGGCTGGGTCGGCGTGAAGCTGGCTGTTATTACACTGGCCCACCCTTCCCTTGGTGTTCTGTCCGAGGATTTCGCCCACAGCACCTGGTGGAAAGCAACCTTCTATGTCGTGCTTGTGATCATCGCAGCTACAGGCTGGTTCATGAGTAACCACAAAGTTGAAGGGCATGAAGGCGAGAATCCGGTTAAAGAAGTCGATAAACAGCTCGGCAAATAA
- a CDS encoding HXXEE domain-containing protein, whose product MNRLISDTSILWLLPIIFMIHDFEEIIPIPGWVQRNKEQIYNKIPSFAKARVEKMSSLTGSQFSAAVGVLFVLFSAAAFLAYEYHFYLLYMVLSLGLFLHAFFHIGVSLFLRRWTPGVATSVLLLLPYGVLSIDYFNRNDLFVFPDILYFSLIVILLFMPFLQFLHFIGRKLARSEHQ is encoded by the coding sequence ATGAACCGGCTGATTAGCGATACGAGTATTTTATGGCTGCTCCCGATCATATTTATGATTCATGATTTTGAAGAGATCATTCCTATTCCCGGATGGGTTCAGAGGAACAAGGAACAAATATACAATAAGATTCCTAGTTTCGCCAAAGCCAGAGTGGAAAAAATGTCCTCCCTCACGGGGTCACAATTCTCAGCAGCGGTGGGAGTGCTGTTTGTCCTATTTTCGGCTGCAGCATTCCTAGCTTATGAGTATCATTTTTATCTTCTTTACATGGTGCTGAGCCTTGGATTGTTCCTGCACGCCTTCTTTCACATAGGGGTGTCGCTGTTTTTAAGAAGATGGACGCCGGGCGTGGCAACAAGCGTGCTTCTACTTCTTCCATACGGTGTTCTAAGTATTGATTACTTCAATCGGAATGATCTGTTTGTGTTCCCGGATATTTTGTATTTCAGCCTGATTGTAATCCTCTTATTCATGCCATTTCTTCAATTTCTTCATTTCATTGGAAGAAAGCTGGCGAGATCGGAGCATCAATAG
- a CDS encoding glycoside hydrolase family 43 protein, whose product MPRNQEYVNPLVEQRADPWVYKHSDGYYYFTASVPEYDRIEVRRSLTLEGLPDAVPAVAWRKYETGMLSANIWAPEIHYISGKWYIYFAAAHTTETKEGLFDHRMYVLENDAVNPLEGEWTEKGQVKTAWESFALDATTFQHKGILYYVWAQKDPEIPGNSNLYISEMSNPWTLQGKQTMISTPQYPWEVIGFSVNEGAAVIKRNGRIFISYSASATDYNYCMGLLAADEDSDLLDAASWSKSPEPVFCTSEGNGQYGPGHNSFTVNDYGEDVLIYHARNYKEITGDPLYDPNRHTRAQVFRWNPDGTPDFGVPVKDSQLKR is encoded by the coding sequence ATGCCTAGGAACCAAGAGTATGTCAATCCGCTGGTAGAGCAACGCGCTGATCCTTGGGTGTATAAGCATTCAGACGGTTATTATTATTTCACGGCTTCAGTACCGGAGTATGACCGGATTGAGGTAAGGAGATCGCTGACACTTGAGGGATTGCCTGATGCGGTGCCGGCAGTAGCCTGGCGCAAGTATGAGACCGGGATGCTTAGCGCCAATATCTGGGCACCCGAAATTCATTACATCTCCGGGAAATGGTATATTTACTTTGCTGCAGCGCATACAACGGAGACGAAGGAAGGGCTGTTCGATCACCGCATGTATGTGCTGGAGAACGATGCCGTGAACCCGCTGGAAGGTGAATGGACTGAGAAGGGTCAAGTGAAAACTGCGTGGGAATCGTTCGCTCTGGATGCCACAACCTTTCAGCACAAAGGTATATTGTATTATGTTTGGGCGCAGAAGGATCCGGAGATTCCGGGGAATTCTAATCTCTATATTTCCGAAATGAGCAATCCGTGGACCTTGCAGGGGAAGCAGACGATGATTTCCACCCCGCAGTACCCCTGGGAGGTTATCGGGTTCAGCGTCAATGAAGGGGCTGCGGTCATCAAGCGTAACGGGCGAATTTTTATCAGCTACTCGGCCAGCGCTACCGATTACAATTATTGTATGGGGCTGCTGGCAGCCGATGAAGACAGCGATCTTCTCGATGCAGCATCCTGGTCAAAATCGCCGGAGCCGGTATTCTGTACATCCGAGGGGAACGGGCAATACGGGCCGGGGCATAACAGCTTTACCGTCAATGATTACGGGGAAGATGTGCTTATCTACCATGCCCGGAATTACAAGGAGATTACCGGCGATCCGCTGTATGATCCGAACCGCCATACGCGGGCCCAGGTCTTCCGCTGGAACCCGGATGGCACTCCGGATTTCGGAGTGCCGGTCAAGGATAGCCAATTGAAGCGGTAA